In a genomic window of Vicinamibacteria bacterium:
- a CDS encoding ABC transporter permease: MDSPLPSPKGPGAVRAVLIVAHLTFAEARRRRILAAALLLGTAFLALFATGLFFILRDLRARVPPGQQRLMISFVVMAGLYAANFLIVVTSILVAVDTVAGEIASGVVETLCSKPVARSAIVLGKWLGCWFLLALYEGLLVGGVFLVSRLLAGYTPPHAARGGGLMLLEGTVLLTLAVAGGTRLASLTNGVTVLGLYGLAFIGGWMEQIGTLLGNPTARYLGIAASLVVPSESLWQLAAHYMQPPLARDLNLTPFSPASVPSPAMVAWAGSYVLVVLLTGLRLFQTRDL; the protein is encoded by the coding sequence ATGGATAGCCCCCTTCCCTCCCCGAAGGGCCCGGGAGCGGTGCGTGCGGTCCTCATCGTGGCTCACCTTACCTTCGCGGAGGCCCGGCGGCGCCGAATCCTGGCCGCCGCGCTTCTCCTGGGAACCGCCTTCCTCGCCCTCTTCGCGACCGGACTATTCTTCATCCTGCGAGATCTGCGGGCCCGGGTGCCGCCGGGGCAACAGCGCTTGATGATCAGCTTCGTGGTGATGGCTGGGCTCTACGCCGCCAACTTCCTCATCGTGGTCACGTCGATTCTCGTGGCCGTCGATACCGTAGCCGGGGAGATCGCCTCCGGCGTGGTCGAGACGCTGTGCAGCAAGCCCGTGGCCCGGAGCGCCATCGTCCTCGGGAAGTGGCTCGGCTGCTGGTTCCTCCTCGCCCTCTACGAGGGGCTACTGGTGGGAGGAGTGTTCTTGGTGAGCCGCCTCTTGGCCGGGTATACGCCGCCCCACGCCGCGCGGGGAGGCGGGCTCATGCTTCTGGAAGGCACGGTACTCCTGACCCTGGCCGTCGCGGGGGGTACCCGGCTGGCCAGCCTGACGAACGGGGTGACGGTCCTGGGCCTCTACGGCCTCGCCTTCATCGGAGGCTGGATGGAGCAGATCGGTACCCTTCTCGGCAACCCGACCGCGCGCTACCTGGGGATCGCCGCCAGCCTCGTCGTCCCCAGCGAGTCGCTCTGGCAGCTGGCTGCCCACTACATGCAGCCCCCGCTGGCCCGGGATCTCAACCTCACGCCCTTTTCGCCAGCTTCCGTGCCCAGCCCCGCCATGGTGGCCTGGGCGGGCAGCTACGTGCTCGTCGTCCTCCTGACCGGTCTGCGCCTCTTCCAAACCCGGGACCTTTGA
- a CDS encoding DUF1259 domain-containing protein, whose amino-acid sequence MRLRFDSLVLPGTVFALLSIARIAGSEGTWDVVDKALGQAGKGLPGDVQKYAWPRRDLEVTVGPVRVEATLALGSWAGFKTMADGQAMAMGDLVLLASEVNPVIRALQAGALDVLAVHNHLTGETPEIVYVHFGGHGQPGTLARALRSALEATKTPLSAPGGAPAGPSLAERAALDKIQEVLGRKGSMAGRVLQVGVPRAAKIEEAGVEVPASLGMAIALNFQVVDDRVATTGDFVLIADEVNPVIRELEAHGLQVTALHSHMLRESPRLFFMHFWGCDDPARIAAGLKAALGRVAVP is encoded by the coding sequence ATGAGGCTCCGCTTCGACTCCCTCGTCTTGCCGGGCACCGTCTTCGCGCTGCTCTCGATCGCCCGGATTGCAGGCTCGGAAGGGACCTGGGACGTCGTAGACAAGGCGCTCGGGCAGGCGGGCAAAGGGCTTCCCGGTGATGTCCAAAAGTACGCTTGGCCGCGCCGCGATCTGGAGGTGACCGTGGGGCCGGTACGCGTCGAGGCGACGCTCGCCCTTGGCTCGTGGGCCGGCTTCAAGACGATGGCCGATGGCCAGGCCATGGCCATGGGCGATCTCGTTCTGCTCGCCTCCGAGGTGAACCCGGTGATCCGGGCCCTGCAGGCAGGGGCCCTCGACGTGCTCGCGGTGCACAACCACCTGACCGGTGAGACACCGGAGATCGTGTACGTCCACTTCGGTGGCCACGGACAGCCGGGAACCTTGGCCCGGGCGCTGAGGAGTGCGCTGGAAGCGACGAAAACGCCCCTCTCCGCTCCCGGCGGAGCGCCGGCCGGACCCTCGTTGGCGGAGAGAGCGGCGCTGGATAAGATCCAGGAGGTTCTGGGTCGCAAGGGCTCCATGGCGGGGCGCGTTCTCCAGGTCGGCGTTCCGAGGGCGGCCAAGATCGAGGAGGCCGGCGTCGAGGTGCCCGCGAGCTTGGGCATGGCGATCGCGCTGAACTTCCAGGTGGTCGACGATCGAGTGGCGACGACCGGAGACTTCGTCCTCATCGCGGACGAGGTCAACCCCGTGATCCGAGAGCTCGAAGCCCACGGCCTCCAAGTCACGGCCCTGCACTCCCACATGCTGCGCGAGTCCCCCCGTCTCTTCTTCATGCACTTCTGGGGGTGCGACGATCCCGCCCGGATCGCCGCCGGTCTGAAGGCTGCTCTGGGCAGAGTGGCGGTTCCGTAA
- a CDS encoding M20/M25/M40 family metallo-hydrolase, producing the protein MKPSPANLREALRRIDAQFDEFKGILVDLARIPSVSADGFPKAEVRRSADAFADLLRRVGIQNVRILEVPGVHPYVYGDWQERPGAPTLLLYGHHDVVPPGRTAEWRSPPFEPVERNGRLFGRGTADDKGGILVHIAAVAAYLRSGGSLPCNVRFLIEGEEEIGSGNLGTFLKIYKEMMSADTVVLSDTSNFDTGVPALTYRLRGMCQVDVEVRSLEKPVHSGQKGGPIPDPVQVLCRLIADLAGKDGSLNVPGLYRRVARPTPREQARLRRLPFDERRFRRDAGLLKGVRLAGEKSYSVYERLWTRPSLTVIAFEAQSIVGSSNQILDSARARLSMRTVPNMDSREAAEQLIRKLTGRPPFGARVEARVVRSGPWWRTDPEGPAFEAARRALKAGFGREPALMGAGGSIGFVQPFSDFLRGAPCLLTGVEDPTCNAHSENESLHLGDWRKCMRAAAHLYDELSKGRA; encoded by the coding sequence ATGAAGCCCTCCCCCGCCAACCTCCGGGAGGCCCTTCGTCGGATCGACGCTCAGTTCGACGAGTTCAAGGGCATCCTCGTCGATCTCGCCCGGATCCCGAGCGTTTCCGCGGACGGCTTCCCGAAGGCGGAAGTGCGGCGCTCGGCCGATGCGTTCGCGGACCTCCTCCGGAGGGTCGGAATCCAAAACGTCCGGATTCTCGAAGTGCCGGGCGTCCATCCGTACGTGTACGGCGACTGGCAGGAGCGGCCGGGCGCACCGACCCTGCTGCTCTACGGACATCACGACGTGGTGCCCCCCGGCCGCACGGCGGAGTGGCGGTCGCCTCCCTTTGAACCGGTCGAGCGAAACGGCCGGCTGTTCGGGCGGGGCACCGCCGACGACAAGGGCGGCATATTGGTCCATATCGCAGCCGTAGCCGCCTATCTCCGCTCCGGCGGCTCCCTTCCCTGCAACGTCAGGTTCCTCATCGAGGGTGAGGAGGAGATCGGATCGGGGAACCTGGGTACGTTCCTCAAGATCTACAAGGAAATGATGTCGGCGGACACGGTTGTGCTTTCGGACACATCGAACTTCGACACCGGGGTGCCAGCCCTGACGTACCGGCTCCGCGGGATGTGTCAGGTGGACGTGGAGGTCCGCTCCCTGGAGAAGCCAGTCCACAGCGGCCAGAAGGGCGGGCCCATCCCAGATCCGGTGCAGGTTCTCTGCCGTCTGATCGCGGATCTCGCGGGGAAGGACGGTTCCCTTAACGTCCCCGGGCTCTATAGACGCGTGGCCCGCCCCACCCCCCGTGAGCAGGCACGCTTGCGGCGGCTTCCCTTCGACGAGCGCCGGTTCAGACGCGACGCCGGCTTGCTGAAGGGCGTGAGGCTCGCGGGAGAGAAGAGCTACTCGGTCTACGAAAGGCTTTGGACGCGCCCCTCGCTCACGGTGATCGCCTTCGAGGCTCAGTCAATCGTGGGCTCCTCCAACCAGATCCTCGACTCGGCCCGCGCCCGTCTCTCCATGCGCACGGTTCCCAACATGGACTCGCGAGAGGCCGCGGAGCAGCTCATCCGAAAGCTTACAGGCAGGCCTCCCTTCGGCGCCCGGGTCGAGGCCCGGGTCGTGAGGAGCGGCCCCTGGTGGAGGACGGACCCCGAGGGGCCTGCATTCGAGGCCGCGCGGCGAGCTCTCAAGGCCGGCTTCGGTCGCGAGCCAGCGCTGATGGGGGCGGGGGGCTCGATCGGGTTTGTCCAGCCCTTCTCCGATTTTCTGCGCGGGGCGCCGTGCCTGTTGACCGGTGTCGAAGACCCGACTTGTAACGCCCACTCGGAGAACGAGAGCCTCCATCTGGGAGACTGGAGGAAGTGCATGCGCGCGGCCGCTCACCTCTACGACGAGCTCTCGAAGGGGAGGGCGTGA
- the chrA gene encoding chromate efflux transporter: MRDDPLLPTQTSLVIYFLRLGAVGFGGPVALANYIRRDLVERQGWITEAEYDAGLAIAAACPGPLAYQLGVYCGYIRFGIPGGLLVAVAFGLAPFVIVVAAAAAYTHFAQDWQLRALFYGVGPVVLALILKACWSLGTKTLRRDVTAWAFAVIACGVTVVAQRELTAIFIIAGLLGMFLFADPREAGSPHDPGPALPAPPRAGRSALAVAVPIALTKGTAWKLFFFFFKTGCLVFGSGLVIVPFLKTYVVDQFHWLGRREFLDAVAIGMISPGPVVITATFVGFVVAGFPGALAATMGIFSPAVLFTVLATPLLLRHGRNRRLRGFIRGVTVTVVGVLVGTTYFVGQAAVGDLLTAAVAVLSLAALALFKKCPDSLLVALGGVIGLAMYPVLRPDWLLR; the protein is encoded by the coding sequence GTGAGAGACGACCCTCTCCTCCCAACCCAGACCTCTCTCGTCATTTATTTCCTGCGCCTGGGAGCGGTCGGTTTCGGGGGCCCCGTCGCCCTCGCCAACTACATCCGCCGGGATCTCGTCGAGAGGCAGGGCTGGATCACGGAGGCGGAGTACGATGCGGGCTTGGCCATCGCCGCCGCCTGCCCAGGCCCCCTGGCCTACCAGCTTGGCGTCTACTGCGGTTACATCCGATTCGGGATCCCGGGTGGGCTCCTGGTAGCGGTAGCCTTCGGCCTCGCACCCTTTGTGATTGTGGTCGCCGCCGCCGCCGCCTACACCCACTTCGCGCAAGACTGGCAGCTCCGCGCGCTCTTCTACGGGGTCGGTCCCGTCGTGTTGGCCCTGATCCTCAAGGCGTGCTGGAGCCTGGGGACGAAGACCCTGCGCCGGGATGTCACGGCTTGGGCCTTTGCCGTCATCGCCTGTGGCGTGACGGTGGTAGCTCAGAGGGAGCTGACCGCAATTTTCATCATCGCGGGACTGCTGGGCATGTTTCTCTTCGCGGACCCCCGGGAGGCCGGGTCCCCGCATGACCCGGGGCCCGCGCTCCCCGCACCGCCAAGGGCGGGGCGCTCGGCGCTGGCGGTGGCCGTCCCGATCGCCTTGACGAAGGGCACGGCATGGAAGCTCTTCTTCTTCTTCTTCAAAACGGGATGCCTCGTCTTCGGCAGCGGGCTTGTGATTGTCCCCTTCCTTAAGACGTACGTCGTGGATCAGTTTCACTGGCTTGGGAGGCGAGAGTTTCTTGACGCGGTCGCGATCGGAATGATCTCCCCCGGCCCAGTGGTCATCACGGCCACCTTCGTGGGGTTCGTCGTGGCGGGGTTCCCCGGAGCCCTCGCCGCCACGATGGGGATATTCTCCCCCGCTGTCCTTTTCACCGTCCTCGCGACACCCCTGCTCCTCCGGCACGGTCGCAACCGGAGGCTCCGGGGCTTCATACGTGGCGTCACCGTGACCGTAGTCGGAGTGCTCGTGGGCACAACTTACTTCGTGGGGCAGGCGGCGGTGGGGGACCTCCTGACCGCCGCCGTCGCCGTGCTGAGTCTCGCCGCTCTCGCCTTGTTCAAGAAGTGTCCGGACTCGCTCCTCGTGGCGCTGGGGGGGGTCATCGGGCTGGCCATGTATCCGGTCCTTCGCCCCGATTGGCTCCTTCGTTAG
- a CDS encoding sigma-70 family RNA polymerase sigma factor has product MRPLEWLLPQAARRGELDWEAVYREELPRVFNFFRYRVGDRPTAEDLTSLTFEKAWRARDRYRRDRARTATWLLAIARNVARDHFRKSRPEVPIGEGDAAHDSPEAAVLRRDDFARLSALLDELPERNRSLLALKYGAGATNRAIAKLTGLSESNVGTILHRVVTSLRSRWEEIGGKP; this is encoded by the coding sequence GTGAGACCGTTGGAATGGCTCCTTCCCCAGGCCGCGCGCCGGGGCGAGTTGGATTGGGAGGCGGTCTACCGCGAGGAGTTGCCGCGAGTCTTCAACTTCTTCCGCTACCGGGTCGGCGACCGGCCCACCGCCGAAGACCTCACATCGCTCACCTTCGAGAAGGCCTGGCGTGCCCGCGATCGCTACCGCCGGGACCGAGCCCGCACCGCGACCTGGCTGCTCGCGATCGCCCGCAACGTCGCCCGGGATCACTTCCGCAAGAGCCGCCCGGAGGTCCCGATCGGCGAGGGGGACGCCGCCCACGACTCTCCGGAGGCGGCTGTCCTCCGCCGGGACGACTTCGCGCGGCTCTCGGCCCTGCTGGACGAACTGCCCGAGCGAAACCGAAGCCTGCTGGCCTTGAAATACGGGGCGGGCGCCACCAACCGCGCCATCGCCAAGCTGACCGGCCTCAGCGAGTCCAACGTGGGGACCATCCTTCATCGGGTGGTGACTTCGCTGCGGTCACGATGGGAAGAGATTGGAGGAAAACCGTGA
- a CDS encoding chromate resistance protein ChrB domain-containing protein, producing MKWVTRKRVHVNRTATAWLIRRFLDPTAELLFVEPGEVAAVQQREGAIGFDAPGAHYPHRDQRGRCSFEQLVDERLSGDLSLRSLAEIVHGADFPDEPAKTPEAAGLWAISQGFTDVAQDDGEIVARAAFLYDSLLAHLKHRTDRMTRDRA from the coding sequence GTGAAATGGGTCACCCGCAAGAGGGTTCACGTGAACCGTACGGCCACGGCCTGGCTAATCCGGCGTTTCCTTGACCCGACCGCGGAGTTACTGTTCGTGGAGCCCGGAGAGGTCGCGGCCGTCCAACAGCGGGAAGGAGCGATCGGCTTCGATGCGCCCGGAGCCCATTATCCACACAGAGACCAGCGGGGCCGCTGCTCCTTCGAGCAGCTCGTCGACGAGCGCCTGTCCGGCGACCTTAGCCTGCGCAGCCTGGCGGAGATCGTGCACGGCGCCGACTTCCCCGACGAGCCAGCGAAAACGCCGGAAGCGGCCGGACTCTGGGCCATCAGCCAGGGCTTCACGGACGTAGCGCAAGACGATGGGGAGATCGTCGCCCGGGCCGCGTTTCTCTATGACTCCCTGCTCGCCCACCTCAAGCATCGAACTGACAGGATGACCCGGGACCGCGCGTGA
- a CDS encoding ABC transporter ATP-binding protein, which produces MNEPALETRGLRKEFGPKAAVRDLTLSVPRGEVFGFLGPNGAGKTTAVKLLLGLVRPTAGSGRLLGRPLGDTTARARIGFLPEHFRFHEWLEGRELLRFHGRLLGLRSRVLETRIDDLLRRLELGDAGHRRLREYSKGMCQRIGLAQALLGEPELVFLDEPTSGLDPFGRLLVRDLIRDLRSRGTTVFLNSHLLGEVEVTCDRVAFVSNGRVVRDMALSTPEEGLEVEIRVDRSLPALLEGLGRFGRDVREEGGVVRLRVESEDRLPEISRWLVSQGAGLYRLAAQRRSLEAVFLEVIGEDQGGRDAGDG; this is translated from the coding sequence GTGAACGAACCCGCCCTCGAGACCCGCGGCCTTCGGAAGGAGTTCGGCCCCAAGGCCGCCGTCCGGGACCTCACCCTGAGCGTGCCCCGGGGGGAAGTCTTCGGCTTCCTGGGGCCGAACGGGGCGGGGAAAACCACGGCCGTGAAGCTTCTGCTGGGGCTGGTGCGTCCGACCGCGGGCTCTGGGCGGCTTCTGGGGCGCCCCCTGGGGGACACGACCGCGCGGGCTCGGATCGGCTTCCTGCCCGAGCATTTCCGCTTCCACGAGTGGTTGGAGGGGCGAGAACTGCTCCGCTTCCACGGGCGGCTCCTCGGCCTTCGTTCACGGGTCCTGGAGACACGGATCGACGACCTCCTCCGCCGGCTGGAGCTGGGGGATGCCGGACACCGGCGCCTGCGCGAATACAGCAAGGGAATGTGTCAGCGGATCGGTCTCGCTCAAGCCCTGCTCGGAGAACCCGAGCTTGTGTTCCTCGATGAGCCCACCTCCGGGCTCGATCCTTTTGGCCGCCTCTTGGTGCGGGATCTCATTCGTGACCTGCGTTCCCGCGGAACGACCGTGTTCCTGAACTCTCATCTGCTGGGAGAGGTGGAGGTCACCTGCGACCGTGTGGCCTTCGTCAGCAACGGTCGCGTCGTGCGGGACATGGCCCTCTCGACGCCGGAGGAAGGCCTCGAGGTGGAGATTCGTGTCGACCGCTCGCTTCCTGCCCTGCTCGAGGGCCTCGGCCGCTTCGGTCGTGACGTCCGTGAAGAGGGGGGCGTGGTGCGGCTCCGGGTGGAGAGCGAGGATCGCTTGCCCGAGATCTCGCGCTGGCTCGTGAGCCAGGGCGCCGGCCTCTACCGCCTAGCCGCGCAGCGGCGGTCCCTGGAGGCGGTTTTCCTCGAGGTGATCGGGGAGGACCAGGGAGGAAGGGACGCGGGAGATGGATAG
- a CDS encoding GIY-YIG nuclease family protein, with protein MPFVYILRCRDGSLYTGAAKDIVRRLDAHRAGTASKFTRSRRPVSLAWSRRVRTWRRALELERRIKRLTRAEKLLLVTGSGPGHRGLPPR; from the coding sequence ATGCCCTTTGTCTATATCCTTCGTTGCCGCGATGGGTCGCTGTACACCGGAGCGGCCAAGGACATCGTCCGGCGTCTCGATGCGCACCGAGCGGGCACGGCATCAAAATTCACCCGTTCTCGCCGCCCCGTGAGCCTCGCCTGGTCTCGCCGGGTGAGAACTTGGCGCCGCGCCCTTGAGCTGGAACGGCGGATCAAGCGACTGACCCGCGCGGAAAAGCTCCTGCTCGTCACGGGCTCCGGGCCTGGACATCGGGGGCTCCCTCCTAGATGA
- a CDS encoding chromate resistance protein ChrB domain-containing protein, producing the protein MSEPAWYLLIHQIPAKPLYLRAKIRKRLASLGAVALKDAVYVMPARKPLLPRLQQIAEEARSGGADAYILLASFVDAGTRDALIDAFQGQRTADYEALAQDVRAWTAEFKRRSHVAPPEGAFRARLARTKKRLRAIGEIDFFASPARGEAEASLAAFESQLRPEPAAAPAARHQELVGRTWVTRRGIQVDRIASAWFIRRFLDPKARLRFIVPGVDDVQAEEIRFDMVDGEFTHEGDRCTFETLVLRTGITDPALTRLAEVVHDMDIKDGKFGHPETSGVQQLLLGMLMANHDDEARLDRGFALFDDLYQSFRGRLRSPPPGSGVDAPSGKGRPFKGGRT; encoded by the coding sequence GTGAGCGAGCCCGCCTGGTACCTGCTGATCCACCAGATCCCGGCCAAGCCCTTGTATCTGCGGGCAAAGATCCGGAAGCGTCTGGCCAGCTTGGGGGCGGTAGCGCTCAAGGACGCCGTTTACGTCATGCCCGCCCGAAAGCCGCTGCTGCCCCGCCTGCAGCAGATCGCGGAGGAGGCGCGCTCCGGAGGAGCGGACGCCTACATCCTGCTCGCCAGCTTCGTCGACGCCGGGACCAGAGATGCGCTCATCGACGCCTTCCAGGGGCAGCGGACGGCGGACTACGAAGCGCTGGCCCAGGACGTACGCGCGTGGACCGCTGAGTTCAAGAGACGGAGCCACGTCGCTCCCCCCGAAGGGGCGTTTCGCGCCCGTCTCGCGCGGACCAAGAAGCGCCTGCGCGCGATCGGGGAGATCGATTTCTTCGCCTCCCCCGCCCGCGGGGAAGCGGAGGCCTCGCTCGCCGCCTTCGAGAGTCAGCTGCGCCCCGAGCCCGCGGCCGCGCCCGCGGCCCGCCACCAGGAGCTCGTCGGGAGAACCTGGGTGACGCGACGGGGAATCCAGGTGGATCGCATAGCGTCGGCCTGGTTCATCAGACGCTTTCTGGATCCAAAGGCGCGCCTTCGATTCATCGTTCCGGGGGTAGACGATGTGCAAGCGGAGGAGATCCGCTTCGACATGGTTGACGGGGAATTCACCCACGAGGGAGACCGCTGCACCTTCGAGACCCTCGTGCTTCGGACGGGCATCACGGACCCGGCGCTCACCCGCCTGGCGGAGGTCGTCCACGACATGGACATCAAGGATGGCAAGTTCGGCCACCCGGAGACGAGCGGCGTCCAGCAGCTTTTGCTGGGGATGCTCATGGCGAACCACGACGATGAGGCCCGCCTCGATCGAGGCTTCGCCCTCTTCGACGACCTCTACCAGTCGTTTCGCGGTCGGCTCCGATCCCCACCGCCCGGATCGGGCGTTGATGCCCCTTCTGGAAAGGGGCGTCCGTTCAAAGGAGGCCGCACATGA
- a CDS encoding ornithine cyclodeaminase family protein codes for MILGTLVLTGRVVRALLGLDECMAAVEAAFRDQAEGRTWPAGMMTVHAGEGGFHVKTAGLVRERPYFAAKLNSNFPGNPERSGLPTIQGVVALCDGENGRLLALLDSIEITLLRTGAATAVAAKYLARRDAHVATICGCGVQGRVQLRALKSVLPLESVRVHDADRARALRFAEEMGKELCLDVRSAPSLEDAVRGTEVCVTCTPSRQAFLMKDHVAPGTFVAAVGADNPSKQELDPQLMSSATVVVDVLDQCASSGDLHHALDAGAMRREDVHAELADVIVGRKRGRGSRDEITVFDSTGTALEDVAAAVAVYERALSAGVGLAVALGD; via the coding sequence ATGATCCTGGGCACACTCGTGCTGACCGGCCGCGTGGTGAGGGCTCTCCTCGGCCTCGACGAGTGCATGGCCGCCGTCGAGGCGGCTTTCCGAGACCAGGCCGAGGGCCGCACCTGGCCCGCGGGGATGATGACCGTGCACGCGGGCGAGGGCGGCTTCCACGTCAAGACGGCGGGTCTCGTCCGTGAACGCCCCTACTTTGCCGCGAAATTGAACTCGAACTTTCCCGGCAACCCCGAGCGCTCCGGCCTGCCCACGATCCAAGGGGTCGTCGCCCTCTGCGACGGAGAAAACGGCCGCCTGCTCGCTCTTTTGGACTCGATCGAGATCACGCTCCTCCGAACGGGCGCGGCCACCGCCGTGGCGGCCAAATACCTGGCGCGGCGGGACGCGCACGTGGCCACGATCTGCGGCTGCGGAGTCCAGGGCCGGGTCCAGCTTCGGGCACTGAAGAGCGTGCTGCCCCTCGAAAGCGTGCGCGTCCACGACGCCGACCGGGCTCGCGCCCTGCGTTTTGCGGAGGAGATGGGCAAGGAGCTGTGCCTCGACGTCCGAAGCGCGCCCAGCCTCGAGGACGCGGTTCGCGGGACCGAGGTCTGCGTAACGTGCACGCCCTCCCGGCAGGCCTTCCTCATGAAGGACCACGTGGCCCCGGGAACGTTCGTGGCCGCGGTGGGCGCGGACAACCCGAGCAAGCAAGAGCTGGACCCGCAGCTCATGTCGTCGGCGACGGTGGTTGTCGATGTGCTTGACCAATGCGCTTCGAGCGGCGATCTCCATCACGCGCTGGACGCGGGCGCGATGCGCCGGGAAGACGTGCACGCCGAGCTGGCCGATGTCATCGTCGGACGAAAGCGGGGACGGGGCTCCAGAGACGAGATCACGGTCTTCGACTCCACGGGCACCGCGCTCGAGGATGTGGCGGCGGCGGTCGCGGTTTATGAGCGGGCCCTAAGCGCCGGGGTTGGACTGGCGGTGGCCCTGGGGGACTGA
- a CDS encoding DUF2277 domain-containing protein, whose protein sequence is MCRNIRTLFNFAPPATDEEVRAASLQFVRKVSGFNAPSRANEAAFNRAVAEVTRVARRLVDELVTTSPPRNREEVAAAARARYAQRFGSSS, encoded by the coding sequence ATGTGCCGAAACATCCGAACCTTGTTCAATTTCGCGCCCCCCGCGACCGACGAGGAGGTCCGCGCAGCTTCGCTCCAGTTCGTTCGCAAGGTAAGCGGCTTCAATGCGCCCTCGCGCGCCAACGAGGCCGCCTTCAACCGCGCGGTGGCGGAGGTCACGCGGGTGGCACGGCGACTGGTGGATGAGCTAGTGACGACGTCTCCCCCGCGGAACCGCGAGGAGGTCGCGGCCGCTGCTCGCGCCCGCTACGCGCAGCGCTTCGGCAGCAGCTCCTGA
- a CDS encoding family 16 glycoside hydrolase has product MKGSLPRLVALLFSASPSPLAPPVLAAKLDRVTMDFEANAVGAEPPGFEFARTGGGAEGRWLVRVEKGAEKNHVLVQESADPTDYRFPVAVLKEGIYKDVTLTVRARPLSGKVDQGFGLVWRYKDANNYYVTRCNANENNCTIYHTVDGRRRAFLNHDVKVSTNTWHTLKAEALGDHFTVWFDGKRVLDARDGTFKDGGKVGLWTKADSVIEFDDLIVEGQ; this is encoded by the coding sequence ATGAAAGGCTCTCTCCCCCGCCTCGTCGCGCTGCTCTTTTCGGCATCGCCCTCCCCGCTCGCCCCTCCGGTGCTGGCGGCCAAACTGGACCGGGTCACGATGGACTTCGAGGCGAATGCCGTGGGCGCAGAGCCACCGGGCTTCGAGTTCGCGCGGACGGGCGGGGGCGCGGAGGGAAGGTGGCTCGTTCGGGTTGAGAAGGGGGCGGAGAAGAACCACGTGCTCGTCCAGGAGAGCGCCGACCCGACCGACTACCGGTTCCCGGTGGCCGTGCTGAAGGAGGGCATTTACAAGGACGTCACACTGACCGTCAGAGCCCGGCCGCTGTCCGGCAAGGTCGACCAAGGCTTCGGCCTCGTCTGGCGATACAAGGACGCCAACAACTACTACGTCACCCGTTGCAACGCCAACGAGAACAACTGCACGATCTATCACACCGTGGACGGGCGGCGGCGCGCCTTCCTGAACCACGACGTCAAGGTCTCCACCAACACCTGGCACACCCTCAAGGCGGAGGCCTTGGGGGATCACTTCACGGTCTGGTTCGATGGCAAGAGGGTTCTGGACGCGCGCGACGGCACCTTCAAGGACGGGGGGAAGGTCGGGCTTTGGACCAAGGCCGACTCCGTGATCGAGTTCGACGACTTGATAGTCGAGGGGCAATAG